A genome region from Streptomyces davaonensis JCM 4913 includes the following:
- a CDS encoding CopG family transcriptional regulator yields the protein MSLEGSYSNLDRKVHNLETSLRHALSEVRDHDSKLSEVEDAVGQLEDIPRRVDSLEYDLREAKEETERVDSDLGDRISEVDGSVDRLATRVAALERYLRQAEGAVVVDLDEDRAGELHALAVTVNKGLDARVGLLPDYERSRLKLSGAHLKQALEERRQHRAAVLRAVAVLATTQAGAPERKTAEPAFKESAPKAQAVHSRIGPLTTSAEQDREKLEADNTLRAKKAKVIDAGQRANTRLRLRLRSRLSDAVSGADLLPVWFVTALGPMAPSRNANDWMDAATDVLAYRVTYRITDPVVALGTPPDGQRAPRRTAWHQELTRELRRWG from the coding sequence GTGAGCTTGGAAGGGTCGTACTCGAACCTGGACCGCAAGGTCCACAACCTCGAAACCAGCCTCCGGCACGCACTGTCCGAGGTACGCGACCATGACTCCAAGCTGTCGGAGGTGGAAGACGCCGTCGGTCAGCTCGAGGACATCCCCCGCCGGGTCGACAGCCTTGAGTACGACCTTCGGGAGGCGAAGGAAGAAACCGAACGGGTCGACAGCGACCTCGGTGACCGCATCTCGGAGGTCGACGGGAGCGTGGACCGGCTCGCGACCCGGGTGGCGGCGCTGGAACGGTACCTGCGCCAAGCCGAGGGCGCCGTCGTCGTCGACCTCGACGAGGACCGCGCCGGCGAACTGCACGCCCTGGCCGTCACCGTGAACAAGGGCCTCGATGCGCGCGTCGGCCTCCTGCCCGATTACGAGCGCTCCCGGCTGAAGCTGTCCGGCGCCCACCTCAAGCAGGCCCTGGAGGAGCGGCGCCAGCACCGTGCCGCGGTCCTTCGCGCCGTCGCGGTCCTGGCCACCACACAGGCCGGAGCCCCGGAACGGAAAACAGCCGAGCCCGCCTTCAAGGAGTCCGCGCCCAAGGCCCAAGCGGTTCACAGCCGGATCGGTCCGCTGACGACCAGCGCAGAGCAGGACCGGGAGAAGCTGGAGGCGGACAACACCCTGCGCGCGAAGAAGGCCAAGGTGATCGACGCGGGCCAGCGGGCGAACACGAGGCTGCGGCTTCGGCTGCGCAGCCGGCTCTCCGACGCGGTCAGCGGCGCGGACCTGCTACCGGTCTGGTTCGTCACCGCGCTTGGCCCCATGGCCCCCTCCCGGAACGCCAACGATTGGATGGACGCCGCGACCGATGTCCTCGCGTACCGGGTCACCTACCGGATCACCGATCCCGTGGTCGCCCTTGGCACCCCGCCCGACGGCCAGCGCGCGCCGCGCCGTACGGCGTGGCACCAGGAGCTGACGCGGGAGCTACGGCGCTGGGGATAG
- a CDS encoding YlcI/YnfO family protein: MSKKPVTIRVPEELHAQLQERAEAEGTTVTALITEAARNAVRDPRLEDAAEVFRQFVADNADAFDAAFPDDAPARLDAAEIPGRAA, from the coding sequence ATGTCGAAGAAGCCAGTGACGATCCGGGTCCCCGAGGAACTCCACGCCCAGCTGCAGGAGCGTGCCGAGGCCGAGGGCACCACGGTCACCGCGCTCATCACCGAGGCCGCGCGCAACGCGGTCCGCGACCCCCGCCTCGAGGACGCCGCGGAGGTCTTCCGCCAGTTCGTCGCCGACAACGCGGACGCGTTCGACGCGGCCTTCCCCGACGACGCCCCCGCCCGCCTGGACGCTGCCGAGATTCCGGGGCGGGCGGCCTGA